In one Echinicola marina genomic region, the following are encoded:
- a CDS encoding Crp/Fnr family transcriptional regulator: protein MDAEKVIKNIEEIYSPLSTECRQELIAHLKIGKYKQGELVIREGQLSKKAYLIAEGCARAYYLKDGKDISDWFTFENQFMAPVVSFFSEKPSPHYVEFVKDSTVFEFSKAIVDELTSKHHDFERFISKVVTETMLGLCERLYTIQFNKAEERYRHLLSLYPDITNQIPLTHIASYLGITLETLSRIRNPKYQI, encoded by the coding sequence ATGGACGCTGAAAAAGTCATCAAGAATATTGAAGAAATATATTCTCCATTATCCACCGAGTGCCGGCAGGAACTTATTGCTCATTTAAAAATTGGGAAATATAAACAAGGTGAGCTTGTCATTCGTGAAGGGCAACTTTCTAAAAAAGCATATTTAATTGCAGAGGGTTGCGCTAGGGCATATTACTTAAAGGACGGCAAGGATATTTCAGACTGGTTTACCTTTGAAAACCAGTTTATGGCACCAGTCGTCAGCTTTTTTAGTGAAAAACCAAGCCCACATTACGTGGAGTTTGTGAAAGATTCGACGGTTTTTGAGTTTTCTAAGGCTATAGTGGATGAACTTACGAGTAAGCACCACGATTTTGAGCGTTTTATTAGTAAAGTGGTTACTGAAACTATGCTGGGCCTCTGTGAAAGGCTTTACACCATTCAATTCAATAAAGCAGAAGAAAGATATAGGCACCTGTTAAGCTTATATCCTGACATAACCAATCAAATTCCTCTTACTCATATTGCCTCTTATTTAGGGATTACATTGGAGACCTTAAGCAGAATAAGAAATCCTAAGTACCAAATTTGA
- a CDS encoding dihydrofolate reductase family protein, with protein MRKVSLFIASSLDGYIAKPNDDLSFLSLVEKEGEDYGYAQFTNTIDTLIIGRKTYDYVLREIGPSHYDNGQRDVYVITRTPREKTGRTSFYTGSLVDLVKQLKSQDGKHIYCDGGAAVINELLRHDLVDELIISVVPVLLGDGTRLFKDGRPEQLLEFVKAETFDTGLIQLNYKRKR; from the coding sequence ATGCGTAAAGTATCACTTTTCATTGCCAGCAGTTTAGATGGCTATATCGCCAAGCCCAATGATGACCTCAGCTTCTTGAGTTTGGTAGAAAAGGAGGGCGAGGATTATGGATATGCCCAATTCACCAATACCATTGACACCTTGATCATTGGTAGAAAAACCTATGATTATGTGCTTAGAGAAATAGGGCCATCTCATTACGATAATGGACAGCGGGATGTATATGTCATCACCAGGACTCCAAGAGAAAAAACCGGCAGGACATCCTTTTATACCGGAAGCTTGGTGGATTTGGTCAAGCAATTAAAGTCCCAGGATGGTAAGCATATTTATTGTGATGGAGGTGCAGCGGTAATCAATGAACTGCTAAGACATGATTTGGTTGATGAGTTGATCATTTCTGTTGTTCCTGTGTTATTAGGTGATGGGACGAGATTATTTAAGGATGGAAGGCCCGAGCAACTGCTTGAATTTGTAAAGGCAGAAACATTTGATACAGGACTGATCCAGTTAAATTACAAACGAAAAAGGTAA
- a CDS encoding NAD(P)H-dependent oxidoreductase produces the protein MKKTLIINGHPDKESFSFALAAAYKKGLVKSNAEIKEINIRELNFNPNLQYGYRKRTELEPDLLDAQEKLKWAEHLVWVYPVWWSSVPAIMKGFLDRVLLPGFAFKKRANSLFSDKCLKGKTARIICTLDQPAWYYRWINRSPSHHAIKKGTLHFIGIRKVRITTIGPIRLSKEAYREKWLQKVEKLGEKNK, from the coding sequence ATGAAAAAGACACTGATTATAAATGGACACCCAGATAAAGAAAGTTTCAGCTTTGCACTTGCAGCAGCTTATAAGAAGGGGCTGGTAAAGTCGAATGCTGAAATAAAGGAAATTAATATCAGGGAGTTAAATTTCAACCCAAACCTTCAGTACGGATATCGGAAAAGAACAGAACTAGAACCGGATTTATTGGATGCCCAAGAAAAATTGAAATGGGCAGAACACCTAGTTTGGGTTTATCCAGTTTGGTGGAGTTCAGTTCCTGCCATTATGAAAGGTTTCTTGGACCGGGTTTTACTTCCTGGTTTTGCCTTTAAGAAAAGAGCCAACTCCTTATTTAGTGATAAGTGCTTAAAGGGAAAGACAGCGCGGATTATTTGTACCTTGGATCAACCTGCATGGTATTATAGGTGGATTAATAGAAGTCCGAGTCATCATGCGATAAAAAAGGGGACATTACATTTTATAGGTATAAGAAAAGTACGAATTACGACTATTGGCCCGATAAGGCTATCGAAGGAAGCGTATAGGGAAAAATGGCTGCAGAAAGTTGAAAAATTAGGTGAAAAGAATAAATAG
- a CDS encoding helix-turn-helix domain-containing protein, producing MKYQETKPCNPLKDHIHSFWELKGEENDGGWERIFPDGCPGLVVNLGDSCITDNGAIAMEYGKTYAVGAMTTFKESFVDENTHLVGVCFKPSAFSSFYIYASLNDLKDQTVLFDQNLSFDKDKLYDENHDAYLNRFLVERMNRKYNRIVSLLQDIHDSKGCLSIDELSKENHISKRQVERIFKDSVGLTPKEYSKIIRFQSALSLIQSSAKRRSLLDIAFECGYYDHSHLNREIKRITGLLPSRL from the coding sequence ATGAAGTACCAAGAAACAAAACCGTGTAATCCGCTTAAAGATCATATACATTCTTTTTGGGAGTTAAAGGGTGAAGAAAATGATGGCGGCTGGGAACGAATATTTCCTGATGGATGTCCAGGTCTGGTGGTCAATCTTGGCGATAGTTGTATCACGGATAACGGTGCCATTGCAATGGAGTATGGAAAAACCTATGCAGTGGGCGCAATGACGACTTTCAAAGAAAGCTTTGTGGATGAGAATACACATTTAGTTGGCGTTTGTTTCAAGCCATCTGCATTTTCATCTTTTTATATTTACGCATCTTTGAATGACCTAAAAGATCAAACGGTTCTATTTGACCAAAACCTTTCTTTTGATAAAGATAAACTTTATGATGAAAATCATGATGCTTATTTAAACCGATTTCTGGTTGAAAGAATGAACCGTAAATACAATAGAATAGTGTCTTTGTTACAAGATATACATGACTCAAAAGGCTGTTTAAGTATTGATGAACTGTCCAAGGAAAACCATATCTCAAAAAGACAGGTAGAAAGGATATTCAAAGATTCCGTTGGGCTGACACCAAAGGAATATTCCAAAATCATCCGGTTTCAAAGCGCCTTAAGCCTTATCCAATCTTCAGCTAAGCGTCGAAGTTTACTGGATATTGCCTTTGAATGCGGATATTATGATCATTCTCATCTGAACCGTGAAATTAAGCGAATTACAGGGCTTTTACCATCACGGCTTTAA
- a CDS encoding GxxExxY protein, translating to MWFKKNNTDMRITQKTIDELTYKIIGCAIEVHKQIGPGLLESVYEKCFVRELQIQGMKTSTQQRIPLAYKGVSLEADLRYDVLVDNLIIVELKAMDGILPIHEAVLLTYMKMVEKPKGIIINFNCTNIFKYGQKTMVNEIYSGLPKA from the coding sequence ATGTGGTTCAAAAAGAACAATACAGATATGCGGATCACACAGAAAACGATAGATGAGTTGACCTACAAAATCATTGGTTGCGCAATTGAAGTGCATAAGCAGATTGGGCCGGGTCTTCTAGAGAGTGTCTATGAAAAATGTTTTGTTAGAGAGCTTCAAATTCAAGGTATGAAGACCAGTACGCAACAACGTATTCCTTTAGCATATAAAGGGGTGTCTCTTGAAGCAGATTTACGGTATGATGTACTTGTAGATAATTTGATAATTGTTGAATTGAAGGCCATGGATGGAATTTTGCCCATTCACGAGGCCGTGTTGCTCACTTATATGAAAATGGTAGAAAAGCCAAAAGGAATTATTATCAACTTCAACTGTACCAATATTTTTAAATACGGTCAAAAGACAATGGTCAATGAAATCTATTCAGGCCTTCCGAAAGCATAA
- a CDS encoding Gfo/Idh/MocA family protein — protein MATKTTNQKRRDFISKAGMMAAGSFFVHPIAEALTLREDPNKKLRIALVGTGIRGTSMFGRSVMEEYSNEVEFVGLSDINEGRLAYGKQYIGADCPTFVDFDEMMATVKPDVLIVTTMDCTHDEFIIKGLEAGANVITEKPMTTDEIKCQNILNAERRTGKKVIVTFNYRYSPHRQKIYEMLHSGAIGKVTSVDFHWYLDTDHGASYFRRWHGYREKGGTLLVHKATHHFDLLNWWLDSDPAEVFAYGKLEFYGKNGKFRHTNCRPCPHKDQCDFYWDITKSERLTGLYTDNEQYDGYLRDGCVYREDIDIYDKMAVQIKYMNDVQVSYSLTSYSPYEGYRIAFNGTQGRLEAWIKESQPWEEKPADELRLTKNFGDTEIITIPHAGGGHGGGDTRLKDKLFKDPNMADPYRQSAGTRDGAMSILIGIAARKSIEAQKPIKVADLVDIKLQAKRPKV, from the coding sequence ATGGCAACAAAAACCACCAACCAAAAAAGAAGGGATTTTATCAGTAAAGCCGGTATGATGGCCGCCGGTTCATTTTTTGTTCATCCCATCGCCGAAGCCCTGACGCTAAGGGAAGATCCCAATAAGAAACTGCGCATAGCCCTAGTGGGTACAGGTATCCGTGGCACCAGTATGTTTGGGAGAAGTGTGATGGAGGAATATTCCAATGAGGTAGAATTTGTAGGCCTATCAGATATCAATGAAGGTCGGCTGGCTTATGGTAAGCAATATATTGGCGCTGACTGCCCCACCTTTGTGGATTTTGATGAAATGATGGCCACCGTAAAGCCGGATGTGTTGATCGTGACGACCATGGACTGCACCCATGATGAATTTATCATTAAGGGACTGGAAGCAGGGGCCAATGTCATTACTGAAAAACCCATGACCACAGATGAAATCAAATGCCAAAATATCCTCAATGCTGAAAGAAGAACAGGTAAGAAGGTCATTGTAACCTTCAATTACCGCTATAGTCCGCACCGTCAGAAAATTTATGAAATGCTGCATAGTGGAGCAATAGGAAAAGTAACCTCAGTGGATTTTCATTGGTACCTGGATACCGATCATGGGGCCTCCTATTTCAGAAGATGGCATGGATATCGAGAAAAGGGAGGCACTTTATTGGTGCATAAGGCTACGCATCACTTTGATCTGCTTAACTGGTGGTTGGACTCGGATCCAGCGGAGGTATTTGCTTATGGTAAGTTGGAGTTTTATGGTAAAAATGGAAAATTCAGGCATACCAATTGCCGGCCCTGTCCGCATAAGGACCAATGTGACTTTTACTGGGATATTACCAAAAGTGAAAGATTGACGGGCCTGTATACGGATAATGAACAGTATGATGGTTATTTAAGAGATGGCTGTGTTTATAGGGAGGATATCGATATTTACGATAAGATGGCCGTACAGATCAAGTACATGAATGATGTCCAGGTCAGTTATTCTTTGACCTCCTATTCACCTTATGAAGGATATCGCATAGCCTTTAATGGTACCCAAGGAAGGCTGGAGGCCTGGATCAAAGAAAGCCAGCCTTGGGAAGAAAAGCCCGCTGATGAACTCAGGTTGACGAAGAATTTTGGCGATACCGAAATCATCACTATTCCACATGCAGGAGGAGGGCATGGTGGAGGAGACACCAGGCTGAAGGACAAACTCTTTAAAGATCCGAATATGGCTGATCCTTACAGGCAATCCGCAGGAACCAGGGATGGGGCCATGTCCATCTTGATTGGGATTGCTGCCAGAAAAAGCATAGAAGCCCAGAAGCCGATTAAGGTGGCAGACTTGGTGGATATCAAACTGCAAGCCAAGCGGCCTAAGGTTTAG
- a CDS encoding tetratricopeptide repeat protein, translating into MSKNDWYRNTNWNDQIESGFEARLKRARGNANKAQFLRVQASCLLDSPSVENQKKGIQLMKRLINEYSEETFSTIHGHEQLGEYYLKRKDYKEAEKNFRIVTDHYHSNTRSGTTGLADLKLTETILISDQEDKFQEAYKLSTSKFESTGGALILNDQKFYYATLMANLCLRMGKMDEASEFASLAIQLSTITKPQFHRHNTVGIVKTDNSTVERLKKIKEKSQGITTTINKRTEADKRNNNTFKKLWTLLTGNSF; encoded by the coding sequence ATGAGCAAAAATGATTGGTATAGAAATACAAATTGGAATGACCAAATCGAGTCTGGATTTGAAGCTCGACTAAAACGTGCGCGCGGTAATGCAAATAAAGCTCAATTTTTACGTGTTCAAGCCAGTTGCCTTCTTGACTCTCCATCCGTTGAAAATCAGAAAAAAGGAATTCAGTTAATGAAAAGATTGATAAATGAATACTCTGAAGAAACTTTTAGCACCATACATGGACATGAACAACTTGGTGAATATTACCTGAAGCGAAAGGATTACAAAGAAGCTGAAAAGAATTTTAGAATTGTAACTGACCATTATCACAGCAATACAAGAAGTGGAACAACTGGTTTGGCCGACTTGAAATTAACTGAAACGATTTTAATTTCTGATCAGGAAGATAAATTTCAAGAAGCTTATAAATTGTCGACTTCGAAATTCGAAAGTACTGGTGGGGCTCTGATCTTAAACGACCAGAAATTCTATTATGCGACGCTGATGGCGAATCTATGCCTGCGAATGGGGAAGATGGATGAAGCATCTGAGTTTGCTAGTTTGGCTATTCAGCTTTCGACTATTACCAAACCTCAATTTCACAGACATAATACCGTTGGAATCGTTAAAACTGACAACAGTACAGTCGAAAGACTGAAAAAAATAAAAGAAAAGTCACAGGGTATCACAACAACTATAAATAAGCGGACGGAAGCGGATAAAAGAAATAATAATACTTTCAAAAAACTATGGACTCTGCTTACTGGAAATTCATTCTAA
- a CDS encoding gluconate 2-dehydrogenase subunit 3 family protein, whose amino-acid sequence MNRRENLKLLFTGSLASGLFMTGCGPEAPKEIAHAPTIGEGTKWGRTPEEMIRNAELEAEVFFREDEMKKLNYLVDVIIPKDDVSGSATEAGVPDFIEFIVKDMPQYKTPMRGGLMWLDTQSEDRFGKPFMEASEEQRIEIIDDIAFPEKAKPEMSRGVKFFNILRDLTSTGFFTSQEGFKDLDYKGNRPNVWDGVPDEVMAKHGFKLEEKYIPLYMNPDTRSTLAQWDDEGNLIG is encoded by the coding sequence ATGAATAGAAGAGAGAATTTAAAACTGCTATTTACTGGATCTTTGGCTTCTGGTCTGTTTATGACTGGTTGTGGTCCTGAAGCGCCTAAGGAAATTGCCCATGCGCCCACTATCGGTGAAGGAACCAAGTGGGGAAGAACTCCAGAGGAAATGATCCGCAATGCCGAGCTGGAAGCGGAAGTTTTCTTTAGGGAGGATGAAATGAAAAAGTTAAACTACTTAGTGGATGTGATCATTCCCAAAGACGATGTCTCAGGAAGTGCCACTGAAGCTGGAGTGCCTGATTTTATAGAATTTATTGTCAAGGACATGCCCCAATACAAAACACCAATGAGAGGTGGACTGATGTGGTTGGATACGCAATCCGAAGACAGGTTTGGCAAGCCTTTTATGGAGGCGAGTGAAGAGCAGAGAATTGAGATCATCGATGATATAGCTTTTCCAGAGAAAGCTAAACCAGAGATGAGCCGTGGTGTTAAATTCTTTAACATATTGAGGGACTTGACCTCCACAGGTTTCTTTACTTCACAAGAAGGCTTCAAAGACCTAGATTATAAAGGTAACCGTCCTAATGTTTGGGATGGTGTGCCTGATGAGGTAATGGCCAAACATGGATTCAAATTAGAAGAAAAATATATTCCTTTATATATGAACCCTGATACCAGATCTACGCTGGCACAGTGGGATGATGAAGGAAATTTAATTGGTTAA
- a CDS encoding acyl-CoA thioesterase: MTTQDYNKQEMESRTFEYPMIIREFHLDTFGHVNNATYLEIYEEARWQFITENGYGLKEIKTTGLGPVILDIRIRFIKELKLREAITIFSKTTAYHSKVGTIQQWIIDSKGNKCSDVEMSIGLFDTTARKLVKPTPEWLKAIC, from the coding sequence ATGACCACACAGGATTATAATAAACAGGAAATGGAAAGCAGGACATTTGAGTATCCAATGATCATCAGGGAATTTCACTTGGATACTTTTGGGCATGTAAACAATGCCACCTATCTGGAAATATATGAGGAGGCCCGTTGGCAGTTTATCACGGAGAATGGCTATGGCCTGAAGGAAATCAAGACAACAGGTTTAGGACCCGTGATCCTGGACATTAGAATTCGCTTTATCAAGGAATTGAAATTACGGGAAGCCATCACCATTTTTTCCAAAACCACGGCATATCACTCCAAAGTGGGGACCATTCAGCAATGGATTATTGACAGTAAAGGCAATAAATGCTCTGATGTGGAGATGAGCATTGGATTATTTGATACCACGGCCAGAAAACTGGTGAAGCCTACACCGGAATGGCTCAAGGCGATTTGCTGA
- a CDS encoding lipocalin family protein: MHRIFLITFLLICSLGLSHAQDLQSTLIIGEWKLVKNEAVDQIRSSNAYLSASPEKRLAMEERIKILLSSSYYQFKGDKQVNFTDLESGAIVQRQATYHIENNMLSIKEIDRDRIKKAKITQLDEKTLILAPIINGKEQEAKMIFEHWK, translated from the coding sequence ATGCATAGGATTTTCTTGATTACTTTTCTTCTTATCTGCTCTCTTGGACTTTCACATGCCCAAGATCTTCAATCAACGCTTATTATTGGGGAATGGAAATTGGTAAAAAATGAGGCGGTGGACCAAATCAGAAGCTCGAACGCTTACCTATCTGCTAGTCCAGAAAAAAGATTGGCCATGGAAGAACGAATTAAAATCCTGTTGTCCAGCAGCTACTATCAATTCAAAGGAGATAAGCAAGTCAATTTTACTGATTTGGAGTCTGGGGCTATTGTCCAAAGACAGGCGACCTATCACATAGAAAACAATATGCTGAGCATCAAGGAAATAGACCGTGACCGAATCAAAAAGGCAAAAATCACGCAGCTAGATGAGAAAACCCTGATCCTGGCTCCCATCATCAATGGGAAAGAACAGGAAGCAAAAATGATTTTTGAGCACTGGAAATAA
- a CDS encoding DUF6266 family protein, giving the protein MAKADGIFSKLRGKIGGVVFYVVDGKTYVRQHNDEPKIGEPSPIQQLYRNKFSMASHFLRPMKIPIEFGFQAFRKGMRTGMNAAMGYTTKNAFYGGGIDPLQLLPDKVKISLGPLTRAKNAQVSWADDEHVRFSWENNNGEGSARHSDKVMLVLYNAEDQRVEYVLEGSFRSTGQQEVKVLGGKGHEGKLHAYISFHHHSRRYKTRSFSDSQYLGMV; this is encoded by the coding sequence ATGGCAAAAGCAGACGGAATATTCAGCAAACTTAGAGGAAAAATAGGAGGGGTAGTTTTTTATGTTGTAGATGGGAAGACCTATGTCAGGCAGCATAATGATGAACCCAAGATCGGTGAACCTTCCCCTATTCAGCAACTTTACAGGAACAAATTCAGCATGGCTTCCCATTTTCTCAGGCCCATGAAAATCCCCATTGAATTTGGTTTTCAGGCCTTCCGGAAGGGCATGCGAACCGGGATGAACGCGGCCATGGGCTATACCACGAAAAATGCCTTTTATGGTGGCGGCATAGATCCTCTGCAGCTGCTTCCTGATAAGGTGAAGATAAGTTTGGGGCCGCTGACTAGAGCAAAAAATGCGCAGGTAAGTTGGGCGGATGATGAACATGTACGCTTTTCCTGGGAAAACAATAATGGTGAAGGTAGTGCCCGACATTCAGATAAGGTAATGCTTGTCCTCTATAATGCCGAAGACCAAAGGGTAGAATATGTCCTGGAAGGGAGTTTCCGGTCTACCGGGCAACAGGAAGTCAAGGTTCTCGGGGGCAAGGGGCATGAGGGGAAGCTGCATGCCTATATCAGTTTTCACCATCATAGCCGCAGGTACAAGACCAGAAGTTTTTCAGATAGCCAATATTTGGGAATGGTTTAG